A region of Cucumis melo cultivar AY chromosome 2, USDA_Cmelo_AY_1.0, whole genome shotgun sequence DNA encodes the following proteins:
- the LOC103494281 gene encoding xyloglucan endotransglucosylase/hydrolase protein 22-like — protein MMTTSLLLNFLISLTFLMFSSASNFFQDFDITWGDGRAKILENGELLTLSLDKASGSGFQSKSEYLFGKIDMQLKLVPRNSAGTVTAYYLSSEGSMWDEIDFEFLGNLSGEPYILHTNVYSQGKGDKEQQFYLWFDPTADFHTYSILWNPQRIIFSVDDTPIREFNNSESIGVPFPKKQPMRIYSSLWNADNWATRGGLVKTDWTQAPFEASYRNFSVESDCVWSSESSSCTSVSSSSSTSDQWISQDLNTINQKRLKWVQDNYMIYNYCTDFKRFPQGLPPECTPCPSTT, from the exons ATGATGACAACTTCTCTTTTGCTGAATTTTCTAATTTCTCTGACCTTTCTCATGTTTTCCTCTGCTTCTAACTTCTTCCAGGACTTCGATATCACATGGGGAGATGGGCGAGCCAAGATTCTTGAGAATGGTGAGCTTTTGACTCTCTCACTTGATAAGGCATCTGGGTCTGGTTTTCAGTCCAAAAGTGAGTATTTGTTTGGTAAAATTGATATGCAGTTGAAGCTTGTCCCTCGTAACTCTGCTGGCACTGTCACTGCCTACTAT CTTTCCTCAGAAGGGTCGATGTGGGATGAGATTGATTTTGAGTTTTTGGGTAACTTGAGTGGGGAACCTTACATTCTTCATACCAATGTCTATAGCCAAGGCAAAGGTGATAAAGAACAGCAATTCTATCTTTGGTTTGATCCCACTGCTGATTTTCATACCTATTCTATTCTTTGGAACCCCCAACGAATTAT CTTCTCAGTGGATGACACCCCAATTAGAGAGTTCAAcaactcagaatcaattggtGTTCCCTTTCCAAAGAAACAACCAATGAGGATATACTCTAGCTTGTGGAATGCTGATAATTGGGCCACAAGAGGTGGGCTTGTGAAGACAGATTGGACCCAAGCCCCATTTGAAGCTTCCTATAGGAACTTCAGTGTTGAAAGTGATTGTGTTTGGTCTTCTGAGTCATCTTCTTGCACTTCcgtttcatcttcttcatccacATCTGACCAATGGATTTCGCAAGACCTTAATACAATAAATCAAAAAAGGCTGAAATGGGTGCAAGATAATTACATGATTTATAATTACTGCACTGATTTCAAGAGATTTCCACAGGGCTTACCGCCTGAATGTACTCCCTGTCCCTCTACCACCTAA
- the XTH2 gene encoding xyloglucan endotransglucosylase/hydrolase protein 22-like precursor (The RefSeq protein has 2 substitutions compared to this genomic sequence): MAPPPSFSSLLLFLSLLSVSSVFCSNFYNDFEITWGNDRAKILNNGDLLTLSLDRGSGSGFQSKNVYLYGKIDMQLKLVPGNSAGTVTTYYLKSQGSTWDEIDFEFLGNLSGDPYTLHTNVYTQGKGDREQQFHLWFDPTSDFHTYSILWNPQGIIFSVDGTPIRKFKNHESSGVLFPKKQPMRLYSSLWNADDWATRGGLVKTDWSKAPFTASYRNFNADVCVWSGGVSSCSSGGNVGGRGWLSENLDITRQQRMKWVQRNYMIYNYCTDAKRFPQGYPPECAIAP, translated from the exons ATGGCTCCTCCTCCTTCATTTTCATCTCTCTTACTCTTCCTATCTCTTCTCTCTGTTTCCTCTGTCTTTTGTAGTAACTTTTACAATGACTTTGAAATCACTTGGGGTAATGACCgtgccaaaattctcaataatGGTGACCTTCTTACTCTTTCTTTAGACCGAGGCTCTGGCTCTGGCTTTCAGTCTAAGAATGTTTACCTTTATGGTAAAATTGATATGCAACTTAAACTTGTCCCTGGAAACTCTGCTGGCACTGTCACTACTTATTAT cTTAAATCCCAAGGCTCGACGTGGGATGAAATAGACTTTGAATTCTTGGGAAATCTCAGCGGTGATCCTTATACTCTTCATACTAATGTTTACACCCAAGGCAAAGGCGACAGAGAACAACAATTTCACCTTTGGTTTGATCCTACCTCTGATTTCCACACCTATTCAATCCTCTGGAATCCCCAAGGGATCAT ATTCTCGGTAGATGGAACACCGATCAGAGAGTTCAAGAACCACGAATCCTCGGGCGTTCTGTTTCCAAAAAACCAACCGATGAGACTGTACTCGAGTCTATGGAACGCGGACGACTGGGCGACAAGAGGAGGGCTAGTGAAGACAGATTGGTCAAAAGCTCCATTCACAGCGTCGTACAGAAACTTCAACGCCGACGTTTGTGTGTGGTCGGGGGGAGTGTCGTCGTGTTCCTCAGGAGGGAATGTGGGGGGAAGAGGATGGCTGTCGGAAAATCTGGACATTACTCGACAACAAAGGATGAAGTGGGTTCAGAGGAATTACATGATTTACAATTATTGTACCGACGCCAAGAGATTCCCTCAAGGCTACCCTCCGGAGTGTGCAATTGCCCCTTGA
- the XTH3 gene encoding probable xyloglucan endotransglucosylase/hydrolase protein 23 precursor, with product MASPIMFLTLLFSAASLIAISSANFNQDFQITWGDGRAKILNNGELLTLSLDKASGSGFQSQNEYLFGKIDMQLKLVAGNSAGTVTAYYLSSKGSTWDEIDFEFLGNLTGDPYTLHTNVFSQGKGNREQQFHLWFDPTADFHTYSILWNPNRIVFSVDGTPIREFKNWESNGVPFPKDQPMRIYSSLWNADDWATRGGLVKTDWTKAPFTASYKNFKAEACVLSGGQSSCSPSAPAGSRNSWLSEEMDSVSQERLKWVQKNYMIYNYCTDTRRFPQGLPTECKLP from the exons ATGGCTTCCCCTATTATGTTTCTCACTCTTCTTTTCTCTGCAGCTTCCCTAATTGCCATCTCTTCGGCTAACTTCAACCAAGATTTTCAAATCACTTGGGGAGATGGTCGAGCCAAGATTCTCAACAATGGTGAACTTCTAACTCTGTCCCTTGACAAGGCCTCTGGCTCTGGCTTCCAGTCTCAAAACGAATACTTGTTTGGAAAGATCGATATGCAACTCAAGCTTGTGGCTGGCAATTCTGCTGGCACTGTCACTGCTTATTAT TTGTCTTCTAAAGGATCTACATGGGATGAGATTGACTTTGAGTTCTTGGGGAATTTGACTGGTGATCCTTACACTCTTCATACCAATGTGTTTAGCCAAGGCAAAGGCAATAGAGAACAACAGTTCCATCTTTGGTTTGACCCCACTGCTGATTTCCACACCTATTCCATTCTTTGGAACCCCAATCGTATTGT ATTTTCTGTGGACGGAACTCCGATAAGAGAATTCAAGAACTGGGAATCGAACGGCGTGCCATTTCCCAAGGACCAGCCAATGAGAATATACTCGAGCTTATGGAACGCGGACGATTGGGCAACGAGAGGAGGGCTGGTGAAGACGGACTGGACAAAGGCTCCTTTCACTGCTTCCTACAAAAACTTCAAAGCCGAAGCCTGCGTTTTATCCGGGGGGCAATCTTCTTGCAGCCCCTCGGCGCCGGCGGGGTCAAGGAACTCATGGCTGTCCGAAGAGATGGACTCTGTAAGTCAGGAGAGACTAAAATGGGTGCAAAAGAACTATATGATTTACAACTATTGTACGGACACCAGGAGGTTTCCTCAGGGCCTCCCTACAGAATGCAAGTTACCATAG